The genomic DNA TGTTTAAAAGTTATTTAAATAAAATAGATATAAAAGCCCGTAAAAAAGTGATGGGTTTAGAATTGTTTTTAGATAAAAAACAGATTTCAAAATCATTAAAAGCAAAAAATGTTATAGATGAAGAGTTGTTTGTTGCTTTGCACAAGCCACATTCGTCTTTAAAACCAAATCACCAAGATTTAATTTGGTATTTGTTAGTAAATGTTGCGCCTAAAGATATTTTATTTCTCTATTGGTATGATAAAGAACAATTTTACAATGTTTTTAAGACGTTAGAAGATTCCACACAAGATTGGGTTATTGAAACAATTTGTAACAATTTTTAGAAAAAATAGACTAATTTTATAACATCAAATCCAGAAAATTATGACACTAGAACTTATCATATTTATCGCATCAATTTTATTCGGAGTAATTTTATATTGGAGAGAATCTAGAACTAATAAGGTCTATCGATTTTTTAATAAATTAATGAATTCGAAAGAGTTACAAATGAAAGTAACAGATAAGAAAGGGTTTTTTTATGAACAGAATTTTCTTTTAAGATTGGTTTTTATCGTCTCTTTTTTCTTACTAGTTATTTTAGTTACGCGTTTTTTAATCCCAATTGATGTAGCAACAATTTCACTTTTTGCTTCTATGATTTTTGGTACTCTAATAGGAACTTATTTAGCAGGTTTCATTTTTACATCAACCAAGATTATAGACGAACATTCAGATTCTCTAGAGGATAAGTTTAAGGATGTTTTAGAGAAAGGAAAAGATTTTGTTGAAGATTTTAAAAACGAAGAACCCGTTGCGATTGAAAAAGCACAAAAAGAAATTGAGAAATCTAAGGTTGAAGGAAAAAGTGCCAGAGAACGCTTAAAAGAAAAAGGACTTTTATAAGTTTCGTGATTTCGAAGGAGAGAGACGAGGTAATCCTTAAAAAAAAGACTATATATAAACAGATTGCTTAAGCTTTTTTTTAAAAGTACCGCAATAACATATAAATATTATGATTAAAAATTACTGGAGCAAAGGGCCAAGACAAAAGAAGACTGTAGTTATACTAAGTATCTTAATTTTAGGATTGTTATTCTTTCTAAGAGATGATTATCAACCAGTGTTATTGTTTGTAAGAAAATTTATTTTCATTATTTTATTGTGCTTTACAATCTTGTTTTTCGGATTAAGAAGTTTTAGAAAATCGGCAACTACAGGCAGAAGAATAGGAATCTTGGTTTTTCTAACTACATTTTTTGGAATTATATATTATGTTGGTTGGAATATGAAATTTTACGATTATATGAAAACGTATAATGTTTTTAATAGCTTAAACCGTATTGAAATTGTAGAACTTCCTTTAACGCAAAATGAAAGAATTCAACCTTTAAGAAATATCTTTTCGATGGCAAATGAATCTGTGGGTGAAACCAAAGATGTTTCACTGCCTCATTTAGTTCGGGTTGATGGAAATAACCAATGGACAATGGCGATTCAGCCTACAGAAAAGTATGTTTGGCAAGGAATAAAAGACAATACAGAAGAAGTTTTTTCTGTATCGAGCACAACACCTTTTCCACGTTTTTCTAGCGAAAATAGAATTCCGGTTACATTTTCTATTGGCGAATCTTTAAAATTCAGTAGAAATACATACAATGCCGTTGTACAACGTTTAAATCCGTGGATGCTGTTTAATTACGAGCCAAGTGACACCTATTACATGAAAAATGATAAAGGTGCTTGGGTAGAGGTGGTAAGTTTAATAAAATGGAAAGGGTTCTTTTTTCCATATCCTACTTTTGGAGGTGTAATGGTTATTGAAAACGGTGAGCATAATTTTAAAGATTATTTAGAAAGAATTACAATCGGAATGGGAACGTATATTTCTCCCGAAGAAATGAAAAATTACGCCTATTTAACCAAGCAGAACACTTTAGCAGAAAAAGTATCTCGCTTGCAAGCCGAAAGCTTAAAATTCTTAGCAGGTTTTTCAGATCCTTTACCCTGGAATATGGAAAGTGCAGTTAAAATTCCAACAGCACCAAAAGATCAGAATGCACAACCTTATGTAACAGATTTCGATTTTTCAGACACAAAGACAGACGCGTTTAGTGGTTTGTATCATTGGTTTGGTTTAGAACCTGTAGGAGACGAAAGAACAAGCTTAAGTTATAGTGTTTTTATTCCTGCCGATGGTACCGACAAATTATATTTCTACAACCATGCAGCAAAAAAAGAAGGATATGCAGGCGTTTCTGCAATGCCTTTAAAAGTAAAAGAATCTAAGAAAGAATACGATTGGAGTTCGAATACACCCGTAGAATTTAGACCTTATATTAAAAATATTGCAGGTAGAAAACGCATGTTTTTTCTAGGTACAGTTTCTACAATTAGTGATGATGATCCAAAACAATTTGACGGTTCTGCAACACCAGATTTAGCTTTGGTAGATAGTGAATATAGGGATGTTGTTTGGATCAATGCTAAAAAACCAAGTACTTGGAATGAAGAAGTTTACAAGCAATTAAACGAGGCTTGGAGAACAAGTGAAGGGGCAAATGTTTATTTCGAGAAAGAGAAAACAGTTTTAGAGAAAAATCAGTCGATTTTAGACTCTATAAAGATAATTTCCAAACAAGATAAAAGCATTAAAGAAATTCAACGTCTTCAAAAACAAATAGATTCTATTAAAATTAATCAGTAGTTTTTGTAGCTATTTCCTGCTTTCCATTATATCTTTTTGCTTAAAAAAGCAAAAAGGATGTCATTTCAATCAGGGCTATACTTGTTTGCTAGCTATACGAATCATTACAGTGAAATTTACTTTTATAATAATTAAATTGAAAGCACAAGGTTCCTTGGATTTATTTCCCTTGGTAATTAAAATTTTGTTTTGTAACTTTGTGGTTCATTAAAATTTCTTTTTTATGGCAAATTCCAAAGTAGTATTAAGTAGTAAAAATTATTTAGCAGAAGCAAAAATGAGAAAACATTTTGCGGTAATAGACGAACCAGTAAATGATGGTGGCGATGATAATGGGCCAACACCAGTGGAGTATTTATTAACGGCAATTGGTAGTTGTGTTTCTATTACCTTGAGAATGTATGCGGAGAGGAAAGGTTGGGATGTAGGTAAAATAACAGTAAATGTTTCTCAGGTAAAAGATGAAAATAGTACACATTTAACCGAAGAAATCTCTTTTGAGAAAGATGTTACAGAAGAACAAAAAAAGCGATTGTTGGTTATTGCCGGTAAATGTCCGGTTGCTAAAATGGTAAAAGGAGAAACGGAAATAGCTACCAACATTCTGTAAAATTAGTTAGTAGTTTTCAGTTTGTCGATTCGAACGCAATAGAGAACTATTTTAGGAATACAAAATTTATAAACATGAAAAAAATATTAGCATTTGCAGGTAGTACAAGTTCTACTTCTATCAATAAAAAACTAGCAATTTTTGCTGCAGAAAATTTAGAAAATACGTCTTTTGATGTTATTGATTTAAGAAATTTTGAAATGCCCTTGTACAGCGAAGATGAAGAAAAGAAAGGTTTTTCAGAAAACACAAAAAAGTTTACTTCATTACTAGATAATTATGACGGGTTCATACTTTCTCTAGCAGAACATAATGGTTCTTATGCTGCAGCTTTCAAAAATATTTTTGATTGGAGTTCTAGAATTGAAGCAAAAGTTTTTAGAGAGAAGCCACTTTTATTAATGGCTACCTCACCAGGAGCAAGAGGCGGACAATCAGTTTTAGAGGCAGGCGTTTCTAAGTTTCCAATGATGGGCGTTAAAGAATTGTTTACTTTTTCGTTACCTAGTTTTTCTGATAATTTTAAAGAAGGAAAAATTATAGAAAAAGAGTTAAAAAATCAACTAGTAACTGAAGTTCATAATTTTGAAAATTCTGTAAATCAATAAAAAATGAAAATAGTTTTATACGGTAAACAAGGCCACGCATATACGGTAGCATTTAAGAATTTTTTAAATTCAACAGATGTTCCTTACATCTATAAAGACGTTTCTAAAGATGTGGAAGCAAGAGAGCATAGTAAAGAATTATATAACGGGGTTGTAAAATTTCCTACTTTGTTTGTTGATGATGCAGTTTATTTAACACCAACAACAGAAGAATTTAATAAAATAATGCAAGATTTAAGACTTAGAGCGTAGGTTTTTATTCTTGAGACAATACACAAGAGTAAAAAAACGATGTTTTCTATGTGTTCATTTTTAAACTTTTAGAAACAAAACTAAAGAATAAAGACATAAGAATTATGGCAAAAAAAAAGAAGATTAAACATTCTTTTTCATAAGCTCTTTTTTAATTTTCGAATACTGAATACTGAATACTGAATACTGAATACTGAATATGGGAGATATTTCTAAAGACATACAATCTAAATTTGTTAGCAATAAGGTGAAAGCGCTTATCAATATAAAATACACTGCAAATTGGTTAAATAGTAGAGAAAATGAATTCTTTAAACCCTACGGAATTTCGCCGCAACAATACAATATCTTAAGAATATTACGAGGTGCAAAAGATAGAATTAAGGTGCAGATTGTTAAAGATAGAATGATAGAAAGAGCACCAAATGCAACTCGTTTAATGGACAAGTTGTGCGATAAAAGCTTTATTAAAAGAGAACGTTGCGAGCAAGATAGAAGAGTTGTTTATGTTAAAATAACTAAAACAGGTTTAGAATTATTAACAACGATAGACAACAATAAGAATCTTTCTTTTCTAGAAAATTTAACAGATGAAGAATCTGCTATTTTAAGTAGTTTATTAGATAAAATTAGATAGAAAAAATTTGTTTAAATATTTTCCTTGGAAAATAAAAACACATATAAATGTAAGAGATTCGTTCGAGTGATTCCGCTTTTTTATAGAAACAGTATCAAGAACAACTTAAAAGAAAAATCATGAAAAAACAGAAATCAATTCAATATAAAGTTACAAGTCCGTTGGTAAATATGGGCGCAATAAAATTGCGTCAACCATTACCAACAGAAGGAATAGAAAATGTAGATCCGTTTTTGTTACTACATCATTATGGCCCTTATGCAATTTCAGAATTTAACAACCCGTTCGATTTAGGCCCACATCCGCACAGAGGCTTCGAGCCAATAACGTTACTTTTTAAAGGAGAGCAATTGCACAGAGATTCATTAGGTAACGAAATGGTTGTAAAAGCTGGTGGCGTACAATGGACAACCGCTGGACGAGGAATTATTCACGCAGAAGCACCAACCAAAGCGTTTGTGAAAAAAGGAGGCGATTTAGAAGGAATTCAATTGTGGTTAAATCTTCCTGCAAAAAATAAAATGATAACGCCCAATTATCAACATTTAGAAAAAGAACAAATTCCTTTTATTACTTCTAAAGATAAAAAAGTGCAACTAAATATTATTGCCGGAACGCAACAAAATGAATTTGGATTGATAAAAGCACAAACGGAAGTAAACGTTTTTACAGCAAATACTCTAGTAGGAGGAAAGCTAGCAATCGACATTCCAGAAAACCATCAATCCTTAATTTATTTATTAGATGGAGAAGTTTTAGTAAACGATTTAGAAGTTTTAAAGAAAGGAGAAAATCAAATGGTTACATTCAATCA from Polaribacter sp. ALD11 includes the following:
- a CDS encoding OsmC family protein, which encodes MANSKVVLSSKNYLAEAKMRKHFAVIDEPVNDGGDDNGPTPVEYLLTAIGSCVSITLRMYAERKGWDVGKITVNVSQVKDENSTHLTEEISFEKDVTEEQKKRLLVIAGKCPVAKMVKGETEIATNIL
- a CDS encoding NADPH-dependent FMN reductase: MKKILAFAGSTSSTSINKKLAIFAAENLENTSFDVIDLRNFEMPLYSEDEEKKGFSENTKKFTSLLDNYDGFILSLAEHNGSYAAAFKNIFDWSSRIEAKVFREKPLLLMATSPGARGGQSVLEAGVSKFPMMGVKELFTFSLPSFSDNFKEGKIIEKELKNQLVTEVHNFENSVNQ
- a CDS encoding glutaredoxin — encoded protein: MKIVLYGKQGHAYTVAFKNFLNSTDVPYIYKDVSKDVEAREHSKELYNGVVKFPTLFVDDAVYLTPTTEEFNKIMQDLRLRA
- a CDS encoding MarR family winged helix-turn-helix transcriptional regulator, yielding MGDISKDIQSKFVSNKVKALINIKYTANWLNSRENEFFKPYGISPQQYNILRILRGAKDRIKVQIVKDRMIERAPNATRLMDKLCDKSFIKRERCEQDRRVVYVKITKTGLELLTTIDNNKNLSFLENLTDEESAILSSLLDKIR
- a CDS encoding pirin family protein: MKKQKSIQYKVTSPLVNMGAIKLRQPLPTEGIENVDPFLLLHHYGPYAISEFNNPFDLGPHPHRGFEPITLLFKGEQLHRDSLGNEMVVKAGGVQWTTAGRGIIHAEAPTKAFVKKGGDLEGIQLWLNLPAKNKMITPNYQHLEKEQIPFITSKDKKVQLNIIAGTQQNEFGLIKAQTEVNVFTANTLVGGKLAIDIPENHQSLIYLLDGEVLVNDLEVLKKGENQMVTFNQDGNSIKFEAKKASTLLILSGEPIKEKVTQYGPYVMNTQTEILEAMRDYNQGKMGHLY